The window CCGTCGCGCGGCTTCTCGTTCCGGGTGGAGGGTCCCCTCGACATGCGGCGGGATCCGGACGGCGACGGGCCAACGGCGGCCGAGGTCCTCCGCGACACCCGGGAGAAGGATCTCGCGGACCTTTTCTTCCGGTTCGGAGAGGAGCGGTTCTCCCGGCGGATCGCCCGTGCGGTGGTGGAACGCAGGAAAAAAGAGCCGATCCGGACGACCACCGCGCTCGCCGAACTGGTTTCCTCGGCGATTCCCCGGAGGGCCTGGCCGCGGGACATTCACCCCGCCACGAGGGTGTTCCAGGCGCTGAGGATCGCGGTGAATCGTGAGCTTTCTTCGCTCGGCTCGTTCCTCGACGCGATTCCCCGGCATCTTTCCCCCGGGGGCCGGGTGGCGGTGATCAGTTTCCATTCGCTTGAGGACCGCATGGTGAAAACGGCGTTCCGGCGGTCCGCAGCCGGTCCGGGAGAAGGGGAGCCGACGCTGGAACGATTGACCCGCAAGCCGGTCGTCCCGTCGGAGCGGGAAGCGAGGGAAAACCCGAGGGCGCGCAGCGCGAAGCTCCGCGTGGCGCGCCGGCGCGATGGAGGAGACTGACATGAGAAGGATGATCGTTGGAAACGGCGTGTGCATGATCACGGAGATCCGGAAAGAGCCCCCGGCGGTGCCTGCGGTCCCCCGGCGGCGTGGATTCGTCGCCCTGTTCCTGGCCCTTCTCGTCACCGGCCTGTTCAATGTCTGGCTGTCGGGCCAGTGCATCCGCACGGGGTACCGGGTATCCGCCGCCCTCGAGGAGAAGCGCACCCTTCAGAAGGAGCAGGAAGTTCTCCGGCTGGAGGCGCTGGCGCTGAAAAGTCCCGCCCGCATTCATGCCATCGCCCGGAACGATCTGCACATGGTGCCCGCGCAGATGGACCGGGTGATCCGGTGAGATGACCTCCCGCGCACGTATCATCCTCGGCGGACTCCTCTTCCTCTACGTCCTCGTAGTGTTGCGGGCGTTCCAGATCCAGGTTCTCGGGGTCAGGGAGATCCGTGATCGCGGCGCAAAGCAGTATTGCTCCACGATTCCCCTCCTCCCCAAGCGGGGTGTGATCCTGGACCGGACGGGAACCGAGCTTGCGG of the Candidatus Deferrimicrobium sp. genome contains:
- the rsmH gene encoding 16S rRNA (cytosine(1402)-N(4))-methyltransferase RsmH, giving the protein MSPGHIPVLLQETLEGLAPAPGEIFLDGTTGAGGHAAEIAARIGPRGLLVCADADPTMLGIAGRRLSAFPWVRLVRADFADLDTLREAAGGRTFDGALLDLGISSLQLDDPSRGFSFRVEGPLDMRRDPDGDGPTAAEVLRDTREKDLADLFFRFGEERFSRRIARAVVERRKKEPIRTTTALAELVSSAIPRRAWPRDIHPATRVFQALRIAVNRELSSLGSFLDAIPRHLSPGGRVAVISFHSLEDRMVKTAFRRSAAGPGEGEPTLERLTRKPVVPSEREARENPRARSAKLRVARRRDGGD
- a CDS encoding cell division protein FtsL produces the protein MRRMIVGNGVCMITEIRKEPPAVPAVPRRRGFVALFLALLVTGLFNVWLSGQCIRTGYRVSAALEEKRTLQKEQEVLRLEALALKSPARIHAIARNDLHMVPAQMDRVIR